In one window of Candidatus Delongbacteria bacterium DNA:
- a CDS encoding response regulator — protein MRFVVLLIFFLSASIGANLNKKRVLYLNSYNPGFPTFFDQCDGVNEILTPDSFIVDIEFMDTKRFNEKEDIVSFKSRLKRKLDDFEPYDLILVSDDNGLKFVDDYYDSLFVDKPIIFFGINNIDYAEEISNRDNFTGVVEAVSMRETVDMMTGLFPNSDTLYTVVDNTSSGKGDLQTFLGLKRYYPDKEFVVLSTSDMDFDDLKKKLKKIDKNSPVLLLSLYNDVTGKVFTFWDGVKLIVENTKAPVFHLWYHGMGEGLFGGKLISQYDQAITASKMAKKVLTGSPVSSLKLVKESPNKYYFDYGVADRFNIDLENFPKETVFMNYQISDFEKHLYKIIFVVSTILGLGLILIYLIYLLNRVKKSEIELFKSLNKLRLILDSAYEGFFILHNDICLETNRRALDLFEIEKDDIIGKKLDILLDYSELIRTSESSKFTFIEKKCYTKNGKPFFAELRKSWISSDEYELTLITVIDVTEIKKLNDEKLKIKELESLGVLAGGLAHNFNNLHTIIYGNLALIHKHCRGNTAAMYLIDNISDTLSRARNLTNQLLTFSKGGSPMRSEFDVIEAITETAEFIISDSKIKFRIINSLRDKIVYLDKNQFIQVISNLLNNSIKACNNEGQVIVRLDYEDIEGKEFLKLSFEDNGSGIEDKIQNKIYDPYFSGWGGLGLGLSTVHSIVYKHDGFIELNTKVDKGTEFLIFLPKVYMFSQQETKIEKKIKLKVLVLEDEAMVMEVARIILEEELNHEVVCSYNGEEAVMKYKEVNESGMNFDVCMVDLTLKDGIDGLEAVRKMREISDQTIFILCSGYYSDDIVTNYTKYGFSYLLKKPYPNDELRKLFSSIIDEFY, from the coding sequence ATGAGATTTGTAGTTTTATTGATATTCTTTTTATCTGCTAGTATTGGTGCTAATCTCAATAAAAAGCGGGTATTATATCTAAATTCTTACAATCCTGGGTTTCCCACTTTCTTTGATCAATGTGATGGTGTTAATGAGATATTAACACCTGATAGTTTTATTGTTGACATAGAATTTATGGATACAAAAAGGTTCAATGAAAAAGAAGACATTGTTAGCTTTAAAAGTAGGCTTAAAAGAAAGCTTGACGATTTCGAGCCTTATGATCTTATTTTAGTCTCCGATGATAATGGGCTTAAGTTCGTAGATGATTATTATGATTCATTGTTTGTAGATAAACCAATAATTTTTTTTGGTATAAATAACATTGATTATGCCGAGGAAATTTCAAATAGAGATAATTTTACAGGTGTAGTTGAAGCTGTTTCTATGCGAGAAACTGTAGATATGATGACAGGTCTATTTCCAAATTCAGACACATTGTATACCGTAGTCGACAACACTTCCAGCGGGAAAGGAGATTTGCAAACATTTTTAGGTTTAAAGAGATATTATCCAGACAAAGAATTTGTTGTTCTGTCTACTTCCGATATGGATTTTGATGATTTGAAAAAGAAACTTAAAAAAATAGATAAAAATTCACCGGTATTATTATTATCCCTATACAATGATGTAACTGGTAAAGTTTTTACTTTCTGGGATGGTGTCAAATTGATTGTGGAAAACACTAAAGCACCTGTTTTTCATCTATGGTATCACGGAATGGGAGAGGGTCTCTTTGGAGGAAAATTGATCTCTCAATACGATCAGGCCATAACTGCGTCAAAAATGGCAAAAAAGGTTCTAACAGGATCTCCTGTAAGTAGTTTGAAGCTCGTAAAAGAAAGCCCTAATAAGTATTATTTTGACTATGGAGTTGCAGATAGATTTAATATTGATTTAGAAAACTTTCCAAAAGAAACAGTGTTTATGAATTATCAAATATCTGATTTTGAGAAACATCTATACAAAATAATTTTTGTTGTTTCAACAATTCTGGGTTTAGGTTTAATTTTAATCTATTTAATATATCTGTTGAATAGAGTGAAGAAATCTGAGATTGAATTATTTAAAAGTCTTAATAAACTTAGATTGATTTTGGACTCAGCCTATGAAGGTTTTTTTATTCTTCACAATGATATTTGTTTAGAAACAAACAGGAGAGCTCTGGATCTATTTGAAATTGAAAAAGATGATATTATTGGGAAGAAACTTGATATACTTCTTGATTATTCAGAATTGATTAGAACATCGGAAAGCTCAAAATTTACATTTATTGAGAAAAAATGTTACACAAAAAATGGAAAACCTTTTTTCGCTGAGCTTAGAAAATCCTGGATTAGCAGTGATGAGTACGAATTAACATTAATCACAGTAATTGATGTAACGGAGATAAAAAAATTAAATGATGAAAAGCTTAAAATAAAGGAATTGGAATCTTTAGGAGTTTTAGCTGGAGGATTAGCTCATAATTTCAACAATTTACACACTATAATTTATGGAAATCTGGCTCTTATACATAAGCATTGCAGAGGAAATACTGCAGCAATGTATTTAATCGACAATATCTCGGATACACTTTCTCGGGCAAGAAATTTAACAAATCAGCTTCTTACTTTTTCAAAGGGAGGATCTCCCATGAGAAGTGAATTCGATGTGATCGAAGCAATTACTGAGACTGCTGAATTTATTATTTCTGATTCTAAGATTAAATTCAGAATTATAAATAGTTTACGAGATAAAATTGTATATCTTGACAAGAATCAATTTATTCAGGTTATTTCCAATCTTCTAAATAATTCCATAAAAGCTTGTAATAATGAAGGACAGGTCATAGTTCGTTTAGATTATGAAGATATTGAAGGTAAAGAGTTTCTTAAGTTATCTTTTGAAGATAATGGGTCGGGAATTGAGGATAAAATCCAGAATAAAATATATGACCCTTATTTTTCTGGATGGGGTGGTCTTGGGCTCGGGTTATCCACTGTTCACTCAATTGTTTACAAGCATGATGGGTTTATAGAGTTAAATACAAAAGTAGACAAAGGAACTGAATTTTTAATATTTCTACCCAAAGTTTATATGTTTAGTCAACAGGAAACAAAAATTGAGAAAAAAATTAAATTGAAGGTTTTGGTTCTTGAAGATGAGGCTATGGTAATGGAAGTTGCCAGAATAATTTTAGAGGAAGAGTTAAATCATGAAGTTGTTTGTTCTTACAATGGTGAAGAAGCTGTTATGAAATATAAAGAAGTCAATGAGTCGGGGATGAACTTTGATGTTTGTATGGTTGATCTTACTTTGAAAGATGGAATTGATGGCCTCGAAGCTGTTAGGAAGATGAGAGAAATTTCAGACCAAACAATATTTATACTATGCAGTGGATATTATTCAGATGATATTGTCACAAACTATACTAAATATGGGTTTAGCTATCTTTTGAAAAAACCATATCCAAATGATGAACTTAGAAAGCTTTTTAGCTCAATTATTGACGAGTTCTATTAA
- a CDS encoding response regulator, whose amino-acid sequence MCKILTIDDEAYIRNSFKNYLDDEGFIAIESDSAVLGLEIAKNESPDLILLDLRMPLMDGFKFIEEFSTLGLDIPIIVISGTGNINDVLRAVKLGASDFILKPIEDMGLLKHSIESVLEKSRLKRENKNYQLNLELEVKERTEELLTKNMMLENLVNDLKISEEKNRALSEATLEAVIFTENNEIIEVNKRFFELFNYKNKSIYGKNILEFICEEHQQLVKDSILSDSSSLYEVNAQTDNGIIIPVEIQTRPYNLLNKKLKVTVIRDISEKKENEYEKEKLNIYFSNILNAMPSIVAGCDNKGKIIFWNQTAEKMIGISNEEALNKPAWDVLSHFDIADRLLNVFSSGKEFIINRAKADSGTIKYYNLRIFPIQVSTSAQAVIKIDDITDSEIMEAQLRQAQKMESIGNLAGGLAHDFNNVLGGISGTASLIKYKYKPKDDFKEYMDLIETSVNRAADMVKQLLTLSRRQELLFAPVDLNLAIKHVLNICRNSFDKSIEFEFSQCHSSPMVYADPTQIEQVFLNIAINASHAMTIMREQDEEQGGILTFDIEKKTSDNHFIKIFPEALMNETYWKISISDTGIGMSREIIDKIYDPFFTTKPKEKGTGLGLAMVYNLVKLHNGFISVYSEVNKGTIFSIYLPKLLDSSSGESFENVEDQMFSGEGKILLVDDETILRKVASDMLEQFGFEVVQAENGIEAVEIFKKNPDDFSMVILDINMPKQSGSETFKILKNMNPDLKIIITSGYKSNQTIDNLLNAGAVGFIQKPYTMENLSKIINKSII is encoded by the coding sequence ATGTGTAAAATTCTGACTATAGATGATGAAGCTTATATTAGAAATAGTTTCAAAAATTATCTCGATGATGAAGGTTTTATAGCAATTGAATCAGATTCGGCTGTCTTGGGTCTGGAGATTGCAAAAAACGAAAGCCCAGATCTGATTTTACTTGATTTGCGTATGCCTTTAATGGACGGTTTTAAGTTTATAGAAGAGTTTTCAACCTTAGGATTAGATATCCCAATTATAGTTATTTCTGGAACTGGTAATATAAATGATGTATTGAGAGCTGTAAAATTAGGAGCTTCAGATTTTATTTTAAAACCTATTGAAGATATGGGGCTTTTGAAACACTCGATCGAATCTGTACTTGAAAAAAGTAGGTTAAAAAGAGAAAATAAAAATTATCAGTTGAATCTTGAACTAGAGGTCAAAGAGAGAACTGAAGAATTACTAACTAAAAATATGATGCTGGAGAATTTAGTAAATGACTTGAAGATCAGTGAAGAAAAAAACAGGGCATTATCTGAGGCAACACTTGAAGCTGTGATTTTTACAGAAAACAATGAGATAATTGAAGTAAATAAAAGATTTTTTGAGCTTTTTAATTATAAGAATAAAAGTATATATGGAAAAAATATATTGGAATTTATCTGTGAAGAACACCAACAACTTGTGAAAGATAGTATTCTATCTGATTCTTCTTCATTATATGAGGTTAATGCTCAAACTGACAATGGCATTATCATTCCTGTGGAAATACAAACCAGACCGTATAATTTACTTAATAAAAAACTTAAGGTAACCGTTATCAGAGATATTTCTGAAAAGAAAGAAAATGAATATGAAAAAGAGAAGTTAAATATATACTTCAGTAATATTTTAAATGCAATGCCTTCGATTGTAGCGGGATGTGATAATAAGGGTAAAATAATTTTTTGGAATCAGACCGCTGAAAAAATGATTGGAATTTCGAACGAGGAAGCATTAAATAAACCAGCTTGGGACGTTTTATCACATTTTGATATTGCAGATAGACTTCTAAATGTTTTCTCCAGCGGTAAAGAATTTATTATTAATAGGGCTAAAGCAGACTCTGGTACCATTAAATATTATAATTTAAGGATTTTCCCGATTCAAGTGTCTACAAGTGCACAAGCTGTCATTAAAATTGATGATATTACTGACTCTGAAATTATGGAAGCACAATTAAGACAAGCACAAAAAATGGAGTCTATAGGAAATCTGGCTGGTGGTTTAGCTCATGATTTCAATAATGTACTGGGGGGAATTTCCGGAACAGCTTCACTGATAAAGTACAAGTATAAACCAAAAGATGATTTCAAAGAGTACATGGATTTAATAGAAACTTCTGTTAATCGAGCCGCTGACATGGTGAAACAACTTCTAACTCTTTCAAGAAGACAAGAGCTGTTGTTTGCTCCTGTAGATCTTAATCTTGCTATAAAACACGTCCTTAACATATGCAGAAATTCATTCGATAAAAGTATCGAGTTTGAGTTTTCACAATGCCATTCATCACCAATGGTATATGCCGATCCAACTCAAATAGAGCAAGTATTTTTAAATATTGCGATAAACGCTTCACATGCCATGACAATTATGCGTGAACAAGATGAAGAACAGGGCGGCATACTTACTTTTGACATAGAAAAGAAAACGTCCGACAATCATTTTATCAAAATTTTCCCAGAAGCATTAATGAATGAAACTTATTGGAAGATATCCATTAGCGATACGGGTATTGGTATGAGCAGAGAAATAATTGATAAAATATATGATCCTTTTTTTACAACTAAGCCAAAAGAAAAAGGCACTGGATTAGGTCTTGCGATGGTGTACAATCTTGTAAAATTACACAATGGATTTATTTCAGTTTATTCAGAAGTAAATAAAGGAACTATTTTCTCTATCTATCTGCCAAAATTATTGGACAGTAGTTCCGGTGAAAGCTTTGAAAATGTTGAAGACCAAATGTTTAGTGGAGAAGGCAAAATTCTTTTAGTTGACGACGAAACTATTTTAAGAAAAGTTGCCTCAGACATGTTAGAACAATTTGGTTTTGAAGTTGTTCAGGCTGAAAATGGAATTGAAGCGGTTGAGATATTCAAGAAAAATCCGGATGACTTTTCTATGGTTATCCTAGATATTAATATGCCAAAACAGTCTGGTAGTGAAACTTTTAAAATTCTTAAAAATATGAATCCAGATCTAAAAATTATTATTACTTCAGGTTATAAAAGTAATCAAACAATCGACAACTTATTAAATGCCGGAGCTGTAGGTTTCATACAGAAACCATATACCATGGAAAATTTGTCTAAAATTATCAATAAATCGATAATTTAA
- a CDS encoding YchJ family protein: MNKCPCGIDKTYEECCGAIINGNKLAETPESLMRSRYSAYVKGEVDYIKSSMHPVKQKEFNRENVEEWSKQSTWQKLEIIGNSSLSDGTGIVEFKAHYSVEGNEHIHHEIAQFKKHEDKWFFYDGRDVHEPIINEEPKVGRNDVCPCGSGKKYKKCCGK, translated from the coding sequence ATGAATAAATGTCCATGCGGTATTGACAAAACCTATGAAGAGTGTTGTGGAGCTATAATTAATGGTAATAAACTGGCTGAAACTCCAGAATCTTTAATGAGATCACGTTACAGTGCTTATGTTAAAGGAGAAGTTGATTATATCAAATCGAGTATGCATCCCGTAAAACAGAAAGAGTTTAATAGAGAAAATGTAGAAGAGTGGTCAAAACAATCAACATGGCAAAAACTTGAAATTATTGGAAACAGTAGTTTAAGCGATGGAACTGGAATAGTGGAATTTAAGGCTCACTACAGTGTTGAAGGAAATGAACATATCCATCACGAAATTGCTCAATTTAAAAAACATGAAGATAAATGGTTTTTTTACGATGGTAGAGACGTGCATGAACCAATAATCAATGAAGAGCCAAAAGTAGGTAGAAATGATGTTTGTCCATGTGGAAGTGGAAAAAAATACAAGAAGTGCTGTGGGAAATAG
- the polA gene encoding DNA polymerase I, translated as MKKLFVIDGYALIYRSYFAFGNSPLITEAGINVSAIYGFFNSLIALVEKEKPEYMVLVLDPPGPTFRHIAYDQYKATRQKMPQDLKDSLPILFEMVDAFRLKTIELEGFEADDVIASISMDGYKFDYETVIYSSDKDLFQLIGDKVKIYDPRTQTLFDREKSYEKFSVYPEQIVDYLSMVGDSSDNVPGVPKIGAKTAVELLNSYGSLDNIYDNLDLIKKKAIQTTLTENRNLADLSKSLVTLRSDLNYDLTLNECSWSAPDFEKLIGLYSLHNMKGLIKQLEKMRNSETGESLFHKYEEYKVQYNRINDEKELSKLVQKLMKSERVAIFCCFDNEDLSCISISESENCSWFINFENDSPQLTLFDLNDDRTSWLNVLKPLLENKIIIGEDLKKVGRLLKKYEINLNFGYDTELAHYVLYSHESNHGIEKISYKLFNYEMINSVSVFGSGRSSKTANEADSEMLKIFCCERSDFLLKSFRSLKDLVKKKSLDNIFKLEMEILPILLEMEIEGVLLDRIYMESLKNEFKLKTDQLRESIFQYAGRSFNPDSPKQLGEVLFEDLMIVGGKKGKSGSYTTDASVLEKLSKDGYKIADVVLQYRELMKLTSTFIDGLLSLADDNDRIHTKFNQTIAATGRLSSTEPNIQNIPVKTEQGEKIRKSFIAKDGYKLLAADYSQIELRVLAHYCKDEALIKAFKDKVDIHTMTASVLFDIGPELVTREMRSKAKVANFSIIYGKTKFGLSEDLGISFDEASKFIDNYFGKFAGIKTYIDETTKFVLDNGYVETVSGRVRVIPESRSDNKNVKNHAIRAAVNTPIQGTAADIIKYAMINVNDIIKRFDAKLLLQVHDELVFEVREEDVDRFSLAVKEAMENVKMIDVPLEVNIGLGCNWLEAH; from the coding sequence TTGAAAAAGTTGTTTGTTATAGATGGTTATGCTTTAATTTACAGGTCATATTTTGCATTTGGTAACTCACCACTGATTACAGAAGCGGGTATTAATGTAAGTGCAATTTATGGTTTTTTTAACTCGTTGATAGCTTTAGTAGAAAAAGAAAAACCTGAATATATGGTTCTGGTTCTCGATCCTCCTGGTCCTACATTTCGTCATATTGCCTACGATCAGTATAAAGCAACAAGACAAAAAATGCCTCAGGATTTAAAAGATTCATTACCCATCCTGTTTGAAATGGTCGATGCTTTTAGGTTAAAGACTATTGAACTTGAAGGTTTTGAGGCAGATGATGTAATAGCTTCGATATCTATGGATGGTTATAAATTTGATTATGAAACTGTGATATACTCCTCTGATAAAGATCTTTTTCAATTGATAGGCGATAAAGTTAAAATCTATGATCCAAGAACACAAACTCTCTTTGATAGAGAAAAATCATACGAAAAATTTTCTGTATATCCCGAGCAAATTGTAGATTATCTGTCAATGGTTGGAGATTCATCTGACAATGTTCCCGGTGTTCCTAAAATAGGTGCAAAAACTGCTGTTGAGCTTTTAAATTCATATGGCTCTCTGGATAATATCTACGATAATCTCGATTTGATAAAAAAGAAAGCTATTCAAACAACTTTAACGGAAAATAGAAATCTTGCCGATCTTTCAAAGTCATTGGTGACACTAAGATCTGATTTGAATTACGACCTCACCTTAAATGAATGTTCATGGAGTGCTCCTGATTTTGAAAAACTTATAGGATTGTATTCCCTACATAATATGAAAGGACTTATAAAACAGTTAGAGAAGATGAGAAATTCAGAAACTGGAGAGTCTTTATTCCATAAATACGAGGAGTATAAGGTTCAATACAACAGGATCAATGATGAAAAAGAGCTTTCAAAACTAGTACAGAAATTGATGAAGAGTGAAAGAGTTGCAATTTTCTGTTGTTTTGATAATGAGGATCTTAGTTGTATTTCAATTTCTGAATCTGAAAATTGTTCATGGTTTATCAATTTTGAAAACGACTCACCCCAGCTGACTCTTTTTGATCTAAATGACGACAGAACTAGTTGGTTGAATGTTTTAAAACCTCTACTTGAGAATAAAATTATAATTGGAGAGGATTTAAAAAAAGTGGGAAGGCTTTTAAAAAAATATGAGATTAATTTAAACTTTGGTTATGATACGGAACTGGCTCATTATGTTCTATACTCCCACGAATCAAATCATGGGATAGAAAAAATCAGTTATAAACTTTTCAATTATGAAATGATAAATAGTGTTTCTGTCTTTGGTTCTGGAAGATCATCAAAAACTGCAAATGAAGCAGATTCAGAGATGTTAAAAATATTTTGCTGTGAAAGATCAGATTTTTTATTAAAATCTTTTAGGAGTTTGAAAGATTTAGTTAAAAAAAAGAGTTTAGATAATATTTTCAAATTGGAGATGGAAATTCTTCCGATTTTATTGGAGATGGAAATTGAAGGAGTTTTGCTTGATAGAATCTATATGGAAAGCTTGAAAAATGAGTTCAAACTAAAAACAGATCAATTAAGAGAATCAATTTTTCAGTATGCTGGTCGCTCATTCAATCCTGACTCCCCAAAGCAATTAGGCGAAGTGCTTTTCGAGGATTTGATGATTGTAGGAGGGAAAAAAGGAAAATCTGGTAGTTATACAACTGACGCATCTGTTCTTGAGAAATTATCGAAAGATGGTTATAAAATTGCTGATGTTGTACTGCAGTATAGAGAGCTTATGAAACTTACTTCTACTTTTATTGATGGATTGCTTTCCCTTGCAGACGATAATGATAGGATTCATACGAAATTTAATCAGACGATTGCAGCTACTGGAAGACTTAGCTCAACCGAACCTAATATTCAAAATATACCAGTAAAAACTGAGCAGGGTGAAAAGATCAGGAAATCTTTTATCGCAAAAGATGGTTATAAACTTCTTGCTGCGGATTACAGTCAGATTGAATTAAGAGTCCTGGCACATTATTGTAAAGATGAGGCATTGATAAAAGCTTTTAAAGATAAAGTAGATATTCATACAATGACCGCTTCGGTCTTGTTTGACATAGGACCTGAGCTGGTGACAAGAGAGATGAGAAGTAAAGCTAAGGTGGCAAATTTTTCAATTATTTATGGAAAGACAAAATTTGGCTTAAGTGAAGATCTTGGAATTAGTTTCGATGAAGCTTCTAAATTTATTGATAACTATTTCGGTAAGTTTGCAGGAATTAAAACATATATTGATGAAACAACAAAATTTGTATTGGATAATGGATATGTAGAAACCGTTTCTGGTAGGGTTCGTGTTATTCCTGAGAGTAGGTCAGATAATAAAAATGTAAAAAATCATGCAATAAGAGCTGCTGTAAATACGCCTATTCAAGGCACTGCTGCTGATATAATAAAATATGCCATGATCAATGTAAATGATATAATAAAACGGTTCGATGCAAAATTATTACTTCAAGTTCACGATGAGTTGGTTTTTGAAGTTCGCGAAGAGGATGTGGATAGATTTAGTCTTGCAGTAAAAGAAGCAATGGAAAATGTTAAAATGATAGATGTTCCCCTTGAAGTTAATATAGGTTTAGGATGCAATTGGTTGGAAGCACATTAG
- a CDS encoding MCE family protein: MITRGQKIRVIVFLVIIISLFGYLLFLLVGKKMLEKEDIYFIRLKKQSVTGLNIGQDVRYYGITIGKITEITINEKDISEIILTISVKSGTPLKNTTIAELNFLGITGLKVIELTGGENEDMDLNPGDFIIAKKGIISDITGKAEKITEKLEQFLNNINALTDEENRENIRLILDKSVDISEKVDVLLADLNDIVKENKSKVANVVSNFENLSIKANEIAENLNTFIAHGDSLFTSDEVTSIITELNNSLIKVNSKLLPEVEDLVVKFNLTTSHIDKTVMQSRKDIVNSMELLKETLENLSEFSRLIKDNPDILIKGKGE; this comes from the coding sequence ATGATTACTCGGGGTCAAAAAATACGTGTTATTGTTTTTTTGGTAATAATTATATCGCTTTTCGGGTATCTTCTTTTTCTACTTGTAGGTAAAAAAATGCTTGAGAAGGAGGATATCTATTTTATACGTCTGAAAAAACAGTCTGTAACTGGACTAAATATTGGACAAGATGTACGATATTATGGAATTACAATAGGTAAAATAACTGAAATAACCATAAATGAGAAAGATATTTCAGAGATTATTTTAACTATCAGTGTAAAAAGTGGGACTCCATTAAAGAATACTACTATTGCTGAGTTAAACTTTTTGGGTATTACAGGACTAAAAGTAATTGAACTTACTGGTGGTGAAAATGAGGATATGGATCTCAATCCAGGTGATTTCATCATTGCAAAAAAAGGTATAATATCAGATATAACTGGTAAAGCGGAGAAGATTACCGAAAAACTGGAGCAATTTCTGAACAATATCAATGCATTAACTGATGAAGAGAATCGCGAGAATATCAGACTTATTCTGGATAAATCTGTTGATATTTCAGAAAAAGTTGATGTTTTACTAGCAGACTTAAATGATATTGTTAAAGAAAATAAATCTAAAGTTGCTAATGTTGTATCAAATTTTGAAAACCTTAGTATAAAAGCAAATGAAATTGCTGAAAATCTTAATACTTTTATCGCTCATGGAGATTCTCTTTTTACGTCTGATGAGGTTACTAGTATTATCACTGAGCTTAATAATTCTCTTATCAAAGTTAACAGTAAACTTCTTCCAGAGGTTGAAGATCTAGTAGTAAAATTCAATCTTACTACTTCTCACATCGATAAAACTGTCATGCAGAGTAGAAAAGATATTGTTAATTCCATGGAACTATTAAAAGAAACTCTTGAGAATCTGTCTGAGTTTTCGAGATTGATAAAAGATAATCCAGATATTCTGATAAAAGGAAAAGGTGAGTAA
- a CDS encoding membrane integrity-associated transporter subunit PqiC, which yields MKFIISGLILIFFSCSVVSVENLYILKYIPSSTNPSLVKFSKYLPLNYKIQVDKFEASELLARTGIIIRESMHKLRYDSRNKWAEKPQKTMQTLVYKHLKTQNIFQEVAEDYFDKIPDYYISGKINNLEFYSTTDQNLAYVDIEFYLKDKSENVIVRHSIARNIDINSFNHVYFVKTVSDIISEETDNFVVKIVTELLTK from the coding sequence ATGAAATTTATTATCTCTGGACTAATTTTAATCTTTTTTTCTTGTAGTGTTGTAAGTGTTGAAAATCTATATATATTGAAATATATTCCTTCTTCAACAAACCCTTCACTGGTTAAATTTTCAAAATACTTACCCTTGAACTATAAAATACAGGTAGATAAATTTGAGGCTAGTGAATTATTGGCAAGAACCGGTATCATAATAAGAGAAAGTATGCATAAATTGCGGTATGATTCTAGGAATAAATGGGCTGAAAAGCCACAAAAAACTATGCAAACTTTAGTTTATAAACATTTGAAAACTCAAAATATTTTTCAAGAGGTTGCGGAGGATTATTTTGATAAAATTCCAGACTACTACATATCGGGGAAGATAAATAATCTTGAATTTTACAGTACAACAGATCAAAATCTTGCTTACGTTGACATAGAATTTTATTTAAAAGACAAGAGTGAGAACGTAATAGTCAGACATTCAATTGCAAGAAATATTGATATCAACTCGTTTAACCATGTTTACTTTGTAAAAACTGTGAGTGATATAATTTCTGAAGAAACTGATAATTTTGTAGTTAAAATTGTAACTGAATTATTAACAAAGTAA
- a CDS encoding ABC transporter permease, translating to MSEFKAGKSVKIDEVTKMYSKIKSEKIRYFDFSETLEYDSSLLAFLQLNKTKDVEYRLNDRLEQDFKSFKDLIDYQVEEQVKITFIEKISNFIDGGLSSLFNFFVLASDSFYYGIRGVFTSEGRRKGSVYEQVELIGTNAVPIITLLSFLIGLILSLQSAAQLRQFGANIFLVDLIVISMITEMGPMITAIIVAGRSGSAIAAEIATMKITEEIDALRVMALNPLKYVVSPKIIGLAISLPLLTIAANLIGIAGGFIIAVLYLDLNAEVFIERALSVMTLKSWFTSIFKSFVFSLLIGFIGVYFGFNVKGGAEGVGKATTSSVVAAIFSVIVADALLSIVFYFKF from the coding sequence ATGTCAGAGTTTAAAGCTGGGAAGAGCGTAAAGATCGATGAAGTTACAAAGATGTATTCAAAGATCAAAAGTGAAAAGATCAGATATTTTGATTTTTCAGAAACTTTAGAATATGATTCTTCTTTATTAGCTTTTCTACAATTGAACAAAACAAAAGATGTAGAATACAGATTAAATGATAGACTTGAGCAGGATTTTAAAAGTTTTAAAGACTTGATTGATTATCAAGTTGAGGAACAGGTGAAAATTACTTTTATTGAAAAAATTTCAAACTTTATCGACGGGGGCCTATCGTCATTATTTAATTTTTTTGTGCTTGCTTCAGATAGTTTTTATTACGGAATAAGAGGGGTTTTTACTTCTGAAGGAAGAAGAAAAGGGAGTGTTTACGAACAGGTGGAACTGATCGGAACCAATGCTGTTCCTATTATTACATTATTGTCATTCTTAATCGGTTTAATTCTTTCTTTACAATCGGCGGCTCAATTGAGACAATTTGGTGCTAATATATTTCTAGTTGATCTTATTGTTATATCAATGATAACTGAAATGGGGCCAATGATCACTGCTATAATTGTAGCTGGTAGGAGTGGATCTGCGATCGCAGCTGAAATAGCTACTATGAAGATTACTGAAGAGATAGACGCCTTACGGGTTATGGCTTTGAATCCTCTAAAATATGTTGTATCTCCAAAAATAATTGGCTTGGCAATAAGTCTTCCTCTTCTAACCATTGCAGCAAATCTTATAGGAATTGCCGGAGGGTTTATTATTGCTGTTCTGTATTTGGATTTGAATGCAGAAGTTTTTATTGAAAGAGCTCTCTCGGTTATGACTTTAAAGTCTTGGTTTACAAGTATATTTAAGAGCTTTGTATTTTCTCTACTAATTGGTTTTATAGGTGTCTATTTTGGGTTTAATGTTAAAGGAGGGGCTGAAGGAGTTGGTAAAGCAACAACATCATCGGTAGTTGCTGCAATTTTTTCAGTGATTGTTGCGGATGCATTGTTAAGTATAGTATTTTATTTTAAATTTTGA